From a single Micromonospora carbonacea genomic region:
- the modA gene encoding molybdate ABC transporter substrate-binding protein: MTAATTRTALAGAFALALALAGCAGGADQPGEGGDGVRGPVTVLAAASLTEAFTRLGDEFEAAHPGATVTFGFAGSAALATQVNQGAPADVFAAASPATMRPVTDAGNAADAPATFARNQLVIAVPEGNPGRVGALADLTRPGVKVALCAEQVPCGAAARTALAAAGVALTPVTLESDVKGALAKVRLGEVDAALVYRTDATAAASQVDAVEFPESARAVNDYPIVVLRQAGNPTAARAFVAYVLSERGRAALAAAGFQPPRA, translated from the coding sequence GTGACCGCAGCGACGACCCGCACCGCCCTCGCCGGGGCGTTCGCCCTGGCCCTCGCCCTCGCCGGTTGCGCCGGCGGGGCCGACCAGCCGGGGGAGGGCGGCGACGGGGTGCGCGGCCCGGTCACCGTCCTGGCGGCGGCGTCGCTGACGGAGGCGTTCACCCGGCTCGGCGACGAGTTCGAGGCCGCCCACCCGGGCGCCACCGTCACGTTCGGCTTCGCCGGCAGCGCGGCCCTCGCCACCCAGGTCAACCAGGGCGCCCCCGCCGACGTGTTCGCCGCCGCGTCCCCGGCCACCATGCGCCCGGTCACCGACGCCGGCAACGCCGCCGACGCCCCGGCCACCTTCGCCCGCAACCAGCTGGTCATCGCCGTGCCGGAGGGCAACCCGGGGCGCGTCGGCGCGCTGGCCGACCTGACCCGGCCCGGGGTGAAGGTGGCGCTCTGCGCCGAGCAGGTGCCCTGCGGCGCGGCGGCCCGCACCGCCCTGGCCGCCGCCGGGGTGGCGCTCACCCCGGTCACCCTCGAATCCGACGTCAAGGGCGCGCTGGCCAAGGTCCGCCTCGGCGAGGTCGACGCCGCGCTGGTCTACCGCACCGACGCCACCGCCGCCGCGTCCCAGGTGGACGCCGTGGAGTTTCCCGAGTCGGCCCGGGCCGTCAACGACTACCCGATCGTCGTGCTGCGGCAGGCCGGCAACCCGACGGCCGCGCGCGCCTTCGTCGCGTACGTGCTGTCCGAGCGGGGCCGGGCCGCGCTGGCCGCCGCCGGGTTCCAGCCGCCCCGGGCCTGA
- a CDS encoding ABC transporter permease: MVRPPAPAPRRRVPGRQAPLALFVPAGLGLAFLVLPLAGLLARAPWATLPQRLAAPGVLTALRLSLLTATGATLLCLVLGVPLAWVLARVRFPGRRLVRALVTVPLVLPPVVGGVALLLVFGRRGLLGGWLDATLGVTLPFTTAGVVLAEAFVAMPFLVIAVEGALRAADARYEEAAATLGAGRWATFTHVTLPLVAPGVAAGAVLCWARALGEFGATITFAGNFPGRTQTMPLAVYLALETDLEAAIVLSLVLLTVSVAILAGLRDRWVTGP; encoded by the coding sequence GTGGTACGCCCGCCCGCCCCGGCCCCGCGCCGCCGTGTCCCCGGCCGGCAGGCGCCCCTCGCCCTGTTCGTCCCCGCCGGCCTCGGGCTGGCGTTCCTCGTGCTGCCCCTGGCCGGGCTGCTCGCCCGCGCCCCGTGGGCCACCCTGCCGCAGCGGCTCGCCGCGCCGGGCGTGCTCACCGCGCTGCGGCTGTCCCTGCTGACCGCCACCGGAGCGACACTGCTCTGCCTCGTCCTCGGCGTACCCCTGGCCTGGGTGTTGGCGCGGGTGCGGTTCCCCGGCCGGCGGCTGGTGCGGGCGCTGGTCACCGTGCCGCTGGTGCTGCCGCCGGTGGTCGGCGGCGTGGCCCTGCTGTTGGTCTTCGGCCGCCGGGGCCTGCTCGGCGGCTGGCTCGACGCCACCCTCGGCGTCACCCTGCCGTTCACCACCGCCGGGGTGGTCCTCGCCGAGGCGTTCGTGGCCATGCCGTTCCTGGTCATCGCCGTCGAGGGCGCGTTGCGCGCCGCCGACGCCCGCTACGAGGAGGCCGCCGCGACCCTGGGCGCGGGCCGGTGGGCGACGTTCACCCACGTCACCCTGCCGCTGGTCGCCCCCGGGGTGGCGGCCGGCGCGGTGCTGTGCTGGGCCCGTGCCCTCGGCGAGTTCGGCGCGACGATCACCTTCGCCGGCAACTTCCCGGGCCGCACCCAGACCATGCCGCTGGCCGTCTACCTGGCCCTGGAGACCGACCTGGAGGCCGCCATCGTGCTGAGCCTGGTGCTGCTCACCGTCTCCGTGGCGATCCTCGCCGGCCTGCGCGACCGCTGGGTCACCGGCCCGTGA
- a CDS encoding FMN-binding glutamate synthase family protein: MRWARRAVPAVAAAVAALAARDVLQRDHALLRNFPVLGRARYLLESLGPELRQYIVAGNNEERPFTRDQRRWVYASAKQENNYFGFGTDNDIEYTAGYPIIKHRTFGRAVPPSTPTAGQQVRLPCAKVLGAARGRARAFRPESVVNISGMSFGSLSGNAVAALNRGAALAGCLHNTGEGGLSPYHRRGGELVFQLGTAYFGCRDARGRFDLARLRDLVAGAPVRALEVKLSQGAKPSLGGLLPGAKVSAEIAATRGVPQGRDCVSPSRHAEFSDCDSLLDWVELLAAETGLPVGIKSAVGDLGFWAELADLMRDTGRGVDFVTVDGGEGGTGAAPLIFTDSVSLPFQQGFSRVYRVFAERGLHEQVVFVGGGKLGLPDNAVVAFALGCDMVNVGREAMLAIGCIQAQKCHTDTCPTGVATQHPWLARGLDPARKSVRAANYLRTLRRDLVRVAEACGVEHPGLIDADSVEILDGRTSATPLREVYGYRPDWGLPSAADRAEIVRLMTPRAPRGGTATPSPTAVG; this comes from the coding sequence ATGAGATGGGCCCGCCGAGCCGTACCCGCCGTCGCCGCCGCCGTCGCGGCCCTCGCCGCCCGCGACGTCCTGCAACGCGACCACGCCCTGCTGCGCAACTTCCCCGTGCTGGGGCGGGCCCGGTACCTGCTGGAGTCGCTCGGCCCGGAGCTGCGGCAGTACATCGTCGCCGGCAACAACGAGGAGCGGCCGTTCACCCGCGACCAGCGGCGCTGGGTGTACGCGTCGGCGAAGCAGGAGAACAACTACTTCGGGTTCGGCACGGACAACGACATCGAGTACACGGCCGGCTATCCGATCATCAAGCACCGCACGTTCGGCCGGGCCGTGCCGCCGTCGACGCCGACGGCGGGTCAGCAGGTGCGGCTGCCCTGCGCGAAGGTGCTCGGGGCGGCCCGGGGGCGGGCGCGGGCGTTCCGGCCGGAGTCGGTGGTCAACATCTCCGGGATGAGCTTCGGCTCGCTGTCGGGCAACGCCGTGGCGGCGCTCAACCGGGGCGCGGCCCTGGCCGGCTGCCTGCACAACACCGGCGAGGGCGGCCTGTCGCCGTACCACCGGCGCGGCGGGGAGCTGGTGTTCCAGCTCGGCACGGCCTACTTCGGCTGCCGCGACGCGCGCGGCCGGTTCGACCTGGCCCGGCTCAGGGACCTGGTCGCCGGCGCGCCGGTGCGGGCGCTGGAGGTGAAGCTGAGCCAGGGCGCGAAGCCGAGCCTCGGCGGGCTGCTACCGGGGGCGAAGGTGTCGGCGGAGATCGCCGCGACCCGGGGCGTCCCGCAGGGGCGCGACTGCGTCAGCCCGTCCCGGCACGCCGAGTTCTCCGACTGCGACAGCCTGCTGGACTGGGTCGAGCTGCTGGCCGCCGAGACCGGCCTGCCGGTGGGGATCAAGTCCGCCGTCGGCGACCTCGGCTTCTGGGCGGAGCTGGCCGACCTGATGCGCGACACCGGCCGGGGGGTCGACTTCGTCACCGTCGACGGCGGCGAGGGGGGCACCGGCGCCGCCCCGCTGATCTTCACGGACTCGGTGTCGCTGCCGTTCCAGCAGGGCTTCTCCCGGGTCTACCGGGTCTTCGCCGAGCGAGGGCTGCACGAGCAGGTGGTGTTCGTCGGCGGCGGCAAGCTGGGCCTGCCGGACAACGCCGTGGTGGCGTTCGCCCTCGGCTGCGACATGGTCAACGTGGGCCGGGAGGCGATGCTGGCGATCGGCTGCATCCAGGCCCAGAAGTGCCACACCGACACCTGCCCGACCGGGGTGGCGACGCAGCACCCGTGGCTGGCCCGGGGCCTGGACCCGGCGCGCAAGTCGGTGCGGGCGGCGAACTACCTGCGGACCCTGCGCCGGGACCTGGTGCGGGTCGCCGAGGCGTGCGGGGTGGAGCACCCGGGGTTGATCGACGCCGACTCGGTGGAGATCCTCGACGGGCGCACCTCGGCCACTCCCCTGCGCGAGGTGTACGGCTACCGTCCCGACTGGGGCCTGCC
- a CDS encoding mechanosensitive ion channel family protein, producing MRDDFGDAVGDVLRAVLLFLPRAVGFVVVLVVGWLVAKAAVRVVGRVLARVGFDRVVERGGIKAALARSPYDAGDVVAKLAYYGVLLVTLHVAFGLWGPNPISDLIAAVVAWLPRAFVAIVIVVVAAAIARAVKDIISSALGGLSYGRVLAGVASVFIVGLGVIAALNQVGVATAVTTPVLVAVLATVGGILVVGVGGGLVRPMQSRWESWLSRAERESRVVATHARAYRAGRRDVAERLAAAAPPVAGDADRTQVVPRVGEESERTQPVGPFGGSEVTQPVPPLGQGFGGPGAVVDDGEATVVIRRPDGGGVGR from the coding sequence ATGAGAGACGACTTCGGTGACGCGGTGGGTGACGTGCTGCGGGCGGTGCTGCTTTTCCTGCCCAGGGCGGTGGGGTTCGTGGTGGTCCTGGTGGTGGGCTGGTTGGTGGCCAAGGCGGCGGTGCGGGTGGTGGGCAGGGTGTTGGCGCGGGTCGGGTTCGACCGGGTGGTGGAGCGTGGGGGGATCAAGGCGGCGTTGGCGCGGTCGCCGTACGACGCGGGTGACGTCGTGGCGAAGCTGGCGTACTACGGGGTGCTGTTGGTGACGTTGCATGTGGCGTTCGGTCTGTGGGGGCCGAATCCGATCTCGGATCTGATCGCGGCGGTGGTGGCGTGGTTGCCGAGGGCGTTCGTGGCGATCGTGATCGTGGTGGTGGCGGCCGCTATCGCGCGGGCGGTGAAGGACATCATCAGCAGCGCGTTGGGTGGGTTGTCGTACGGGCGGGTGCTGGCGGGCGTGGCGTCGGTGTTCATCGTGGGGTTGGGGGTGATCGCGGCGCTGAATCAGGTGGGTGTGGCGACGGCGGTGACGACGCCGGTGCTGGTGGCGGTGCTGGCGACGGTGGGCGGGATTCTGGTGGTGGGTGTCGGTGGTGGGTTGGTGCGGCCGATGCAGAGTCGGTGGGAGTCGTGGTTGAGCCGGGCGGAGCGGGAGTCGCGGGTGGTGGCGACGCATGCGCGGGCGTATCGGGCGGGGCGGCGGGATGTGGCGGAGCGGTTGGCGGCGGCGGCTCCGCCGGTGGCCGGGGACGCCGATCGCACGCAGGTGGTGCCCCGGGTGGGTGAGGAGTCGGAGCGTACGCAGCCGGTGGGTCCGTTCGGGGGGTCGGAGGTGACGCAGCCGGTGCCGCCGTTGGGGCAGGGTTTCGGGGGGCCTGGGGCGGTGGTGGATGACGGGGAGGCGACGGTGGTGATTCGTCGGCCGGACGGGGGCGGCGTCGGCCGGTGA
- a CDS encoding TOBE domain-containing protein codes for MAMFRIGEAAELLGVSTDTVRRWVDAGRLAATRDAQGHRVLDGVDLAAFVRAAAAAPEEHAELSSARNRLRGIVTAVVKDTVMAQVDIQAGPFRVVSLMSREAVDDLGLEVGALAIAVIKSTTVVVERPTAAKGRAGT; via the coding sequence GTGGCGATGTTCCGGATCGGCGAGGCCGCCGAGCTGCTCGGCGTCAGCACCGACACGGTGCGGCGCTGGGTCGACGCCGGCCGCCTCGCCGCCACCCGCGACGCGCAGGGCCACCGGGTGCTCGACGGCGTGGACCTGGCCGCGTTCGTCCGGGCCGCGGCGGCCGCGCCCGAGGAACACGCCGAGCTCTCCTCGGCGCGCAACCGGCTGCGCGGCATCGTCACCGCCGTGGTCAAGGACACCGTCATGGCCCAGGTCGACATCCAGGCCGGGCCGTTCCGGGTCGTGTCGCTGATGAGCCGGGAGGCGGTCGACGACCTGGGCCTCGAGGTCGGCGCGCTCGCCATCGCGGTGATCAAGTCGACGACGGTCGTGGTGGAGCGGCCGACCGCTGCGAAAGGCAGGGCCGGCACGTGA
- a CDS encoding C39 family peptidase: protein MRTDLIRRTVLTVAGVAATAGGIAGPALAAQAAPAPAERAAASVQAERRPAGERQLDVRYEAQPNFFYCGPAAARNALSVQGKNIDVDTMAKEMGTTEAGTNSINDITPVLNKETGKADAYRSVEIRTNKADDKQTDTLRADIVRTVDNGRAVVANIAGTTTDTDGVTHSFEGGHYISVVGYRDNGHTVKIADSANPDQASYWITVDHLADWIATRGYATS from the coding sequence ATGCGTACCGATCTGATTCGTCGTACCGTTCTGACCGTCGCCGGTGTCGCCGCCACCGCGGGTGGGATCGCCGGTCCCGCGCTGGCCGCGCAGGCCGCCCCCGCGCCCGCCGAGCGGGCCGCCGCGTCGGTGCAGGCCGAGCGTCGGCCGGCGGGTGAGCGTCAGCTGGACGTGCGCTACGAGGCGCAGCCGAACTTCTTCTACTGTGGCCCGGCGGCGGCGCGTAACGCGCTGAGCGTGCAGGGCAAGAACATCGACGTGGACACCATGGCCAAGGAGATGGGCACCACCGAGGCCGGCACCAACTCCATCAACGACATCACCCCCGTGCTCAACAAGGAGACCGGCAAGGCCGACGCCTACCGCAGCGTCGAAATCCGCACCAACAAGGCCGACGACAAGCAGACCGACACCCTGCGGGCCGACATCGTCCGCACCGTCGACAACGGCCGCGCAGTCGTCGCCAACATCGCCGGCACCACCACCGACACCGACGGCGTCACCCACTCCTTCGAGGGCGGCCACTACATCAGCGTCGTCGGCTACCGCGACAACGGCCACACCGTCAAGATCGCCGACTCGGCCAACCCCGACCAGGCCAGCTACTGGATCACCGTCGACCACCTCGCCGACTGGATCGCCACCCGCGGCTACGCCACCTCCTGA
- a CDS encoding YchJ family protein gives MAKRHRNPATDPCPCGTGQPYPDCCGKLHRGHADAATAEALMRSRYTAYALGDTAYLLRSWHTSTRPRRLHPEPGQRWTRLDILHTDRGGLLDSTGTVTFQAHYRQAGRPATLTEHSRFTREHGRWVYLDAQPD, from the coding sequence GTGGCCAAACGACACCGCAACCCGGCAACCGACCCCTGCCCCTGCGGCACCGGCCAGCCCTACCCCGACTGCTGCGGCAAACTCCACCGAGGCCACGCCGACGCCGCCACCGCCGAAGCACTCATGCGCTCCCGATACACCGCCTACGCCCTCGGCGACACCGCCTACCTGCTACGCAGCTGGCACACCTCCACCCGCCCCCGCCGCCTGCACCCCGAACCCGGCCAACGGTGGACCCGACTCGACATCCTCCACACCGACCGGGGCGGCCTGCTCGACAGCACCGGCACCGTCACCTTCCAAGCCCACTACCGACAAGCCGGCCGCCCCGCGACCCTCACCGAACACAGCCGCTTCACCCGCGAACACGGCCGCTGGGTCTACCTCGACGCACAACCGGACTGA
- a CDS encoding serine/threonine-protein kinase yields MSANSWLVSGYTEVRELGSGASGRVVLATHDATGTPVAVKYLVGGLGGDPSFRESFRAEARLLADIDDPNISRLYEYVESPTGAAIVMELVNGVSLRQMLRANGPTGPEAALCVLKGSLAGLAAAHDRGVVHRDYKPENVLVTAQGESKLADFGIAMPIGGESTTIVSGTPRYMAPEQWTGAAAAPACDIYAATATFFECLTGRPPYDGRSLLALRDQHASAPVPTDPAPPPVHELLRRGMAKRPDERPQPAQVFLGVLEQIAGGAYGPDWEERGIRELARRAALLAVLFPFPESSGGGTSVASTVLGSDAGFGTRREIRTGRRMRTGRARTALVGGALVTAVLVGGVGYQYASGAEPDVAAPVDAGGPAGAATPVSGGGSESAAPEATVGPSGGTPTPAPTSASPTVAAPTTGAPATTRPPSPTSRPTRTASPTASPSVSTSSPPSDVTAPSVGSPSTALTTLEPEGCKYGPRSTSVTVSVTDDRSAAGDLRVSFRYTVGRVSASVGMASVGKDVFQGTLGPFAMPEAAVRIPVSVTAVDAAGNSAGPVGPVYVSLQPFCTPG; encoded by the coding sequence ATGAGCGCCAACAGCTGGCTGGTGTCCGGCTACACCGAGGTCCGTGAGTTGGGCTCGGGAGCATCCGGCCGGGTGGTGCTGGCCACCCACGACGCGACCGGCACCCCGGTCGCCGTGAAGTACCTCGTCGGCGGGCTCGGCGGTGACCCGTCGTTCCGTGAGTCCTTCCGCGCCGAGGCGCGCCTGCTGGCCGACATCGACGACCCGAACATCTCCCGCCTCTACGAGTACGTCGAGTCGCCCACCGGCGCGGCGATCGTCATGGAGCTGGTCAACGGCGTCTCGCTGCGGCAGATGCTGCGCGCCAACGGGCCGACCGGGCCGGAGGCGGCGCTCTGCGTCCTCAAGGGATCGCTGGCGGGCCTGGCGGCCGCGCACGACCGGGGCGTAGTGCACCGTGACTACAAGCCGGAGAACGTGCTGGTCACCGCTCAGGGGGAGAGCAAGCTCGCCGACTTCGGCATCGCCATGCCGATCGGCGGGGAGTCGACCACCATCGTCAGCGGCACGCCGCGCTACATGGCGCCGGAGCAGTGGACCGGCGCGGCGGCGGCGCCGGCCTGCGACATCTACGCGGCGACGGCGACCTTCTTCGAGTGCCTGACGGGCCGTCCCCCGTACGACGGGCGGAGCCTGTTGGCCCTGCGGGACCAGCACGCCAGCGCGCCGGTTCCCACCGATCCGGCTCCGCCGCCGGTGCACGAGCTGCTGCGCCGGGGGATGGCCAAGCGGCCCGACGAGCGGCCGCAGCCGGCGCAGGTCTTCCTCGGGGTGCTGGAGCAGATCGCGGGTGGGGCGTACGGGCCGGACTGGGAGGAGCGCGGGATACGGGAGCTGGCCCGGCGGGCCGCCCTGTTGGCGGTGTTGTTCCCGTTCCCGGAGTCCTCGGGCGGCGGCACGAGCGTGGCGAGCACGGTTCTCGGGTCGGACGCCGGTTTCGGCACCCGTCGGGAGATCCGCACCGGCCGGCGGATGCGGACGGGGCGGGCCCGTACGGCCCTGGTCGGCGGGGCGCTGGTGACGGCGGTGCTGGTCGGCGGCGTCGGTTATCAGTACGCCTCGGGTGCGGAGCCGGACGTGGCCGCGCCGGTCGATGCCGGTGGGCCGGCCGGTGCGGCGACGCCGGTGTCGGGTGGCGGGTCGGAGTCGGCGGCGCCGGAGGCCACGGTGGGTCCGTCGGGTGGCACCCCGACGCCCGCGCCGACGTCGGCGAGTCCGACGGTGGCGGCTCCGACCACGGGTGCGCCGGCCACGACGCGTCCGCCGTCGCCGACGAGCCGGCCCACCAGGACGGCGTCGCCTACCGCCAGTCCGAGTGTGAGCACGTCCTCGCCGCCGTCGGATGTCACCGCGCCGTCGGTGGGGTCGCCGAGCACGGCGTTGACGACGTTGGAGCCGGAGGGCTGCAAGTACGGGCCGAGGTCGACGTCGGTGACGGTGAGTGTGACCGACGATCGTTCGGCGGCGGGGGATCTGCGGGTGTCGTTCCGGTACACGGTGGGTCGGGTGTCCGCGTCGGTGGGCATGGCGTCGGTGGGGAAGGACGTCTTCCAGGGGACGTTGGGTCCGTTCGCGATGCCGGAGGCGGCGGTGCGCATTCCGGTGTCGGTCACGGCGGTGGATGCTGCGGGCAATTCGGCCGGGCCGGTCGGGCCGGTGTACGTGAGTCTTCAGCCGTTCTGTACGCCGGGTTGA
- a CDS encoding peptidoglycan recognition protein family protein — protein sequence MHFDHPELDRRTLLRAGLGAATVAVVGTQLASPASAWAASGPDLDWVIGCDEWGARPPADPLSVSEIATNKIIVHHMAFPNVTDYSREQAVKLARDCQDLHMDGNGWSDTGQHFTVSRGGYVLEGRHGSLERLAAGDRQMVSAHCPGENGRAIGIENEGTYVDETPPEALLDSLVRLCATIGRQYGLHAHDIFGHWDFRTTACPGTAFYRQFPELRRRVFRELGTRHGDVPARRWPDLWRFVSSPSVRVVQYLLTHRGYAVPLDSTFDAATVAAVQDWQARNGIPVDVDATLTAPTWETLAPELDRSASGAPVSGAQFILNAKGYADVAVTGEFDHATRRAVQDVQRLHNLPPHGKVDTGTWCAIVGGVVRQSFRRP from the coding sequence ATGCACTTCGACCATCCGGAGCTCGACCGCCGCACCCTGTTGCGGGCCGGGCTCGGCGCGGCCACGGTCGCCGTCGTCGGCACGCAGCTCGCGTCCCCCGCCTCCGCGTGGGCGGCGTCCGGCCCGGACCTCGACTGGGTCATCGGCTGCGACGAGTGGGGCGCCCGGCCGCCGGCCGATCCCCTCTCGGTCAGCGAGATCGCCACCAACAAGATCATCGTGCACCACATGGCGTTCCCGAACGTCACCGACTACTCCCGCGAGCAGGCCGTGAAGCTGGCCCGGGACTGCCAGGACCTGCACATGGACGGCAACGGCTGGTCGGACACCGGCCAGCACTTCACCGTCAGCCGCGGCGGCTACGTGCTGGAGGGCCGGCACGGCAGCCTGGAACGGCTGGCCGCCGGCGACCGGCAGATGGTCTCGGCGCACTGCCCGGGCGAGAACGGGCGCGCCATCGGCATCGAGAACGAGGGCACGTACGTCGACGAGACCCCGCCGGAGGCGCTGCTGGACTCGCTGGTCAGGCTCTGCGCCACGATCGGCCGGCAGTACGGCCTGCACGCCCACGACATCTTCGGCCACTGGGACTTCCGCACCACCGCGTGCCCCGGAACAGCGTTCTACCGGCAGTTCCCCGAACTGCGCCGGCGGGTCTTCCGCGAGCTGGGCACCCGCCACGGCGACGTGCCGGCCCGGCGCTGGCCGGACCTGTGGCGGTTCGTCAGCTCCCCCTCGGTGCGGGTGGTGCAGTACCTGCTCACCCACCGGGGCTACGCGGTGCCCCTCGACAGCACCTTCGACGCCGCCACCGTCGCCGCCGTCCAGGACTGGCAGGCCCGCAACGGCATCCCGGTCGACGTGGACGCCACCCTCACCGCGCCCACCTGGGAGACCCTCGCCCCCGAACTGGACCGCAGCGCCAGCGGCGCGCCGGTCAGCGGGGCGCAGTTCATCCTCAACGCGAAGGGCTACGCCGACGTGGCGGTGACCGGCGAGTTCGACCACGCCACCCGCCGCGCCGTGCAGGACGTGCAGCGGCTGCACAACCTTCCGCCCCACGGCAAGGTCGACACGGGCACGTGGTGCGCGATCGTCGGCGGAGTGGTCCGGCAGTCGTTCCGGCGGCCCTGA
- a CDS encoding ABC transporter ATP-binding protein: MTAAGPRRRAAGTPLLDAHLAADRGGFHLDVALRVGAGEVVALLGPNGAGKTTALRALAGLHPLTAGHLTLDGVDLDRPDGRVWVPPERRPVGVVFQDYLLFPHLSARDNVAFGPRRRGADRRAARALADAWLDRVGLAGHARRRPRQLSGGQAQRVALARALAVEPTLLLLDEPLAALDARTRVDTRAELHRHLGAHPGATVLVTHDPLDALVLADRLVIVEGGRVVQEGDAAAVTARPRTDYVARLVGLNLHRGHADGHRVQVGPLALTAVDRVVGEAFVAFPPAAVALHPARPDGSPRNTWPATVVGVQRHGDHLRVELGGPLPVSADVTPTAAAALRLRPGQQVWVAVKAAETRAYPVGS, encoded by the coding sequence GTGACCGCCGCCGGGCCGCGCCGCCGCGCGGCCGGGACGCCGCTGCTCGACGCCCACCTCGCCGCCGACCGGGGCGGATTCCACCTGGACGTGGCGCTGCGGGTGGGCGCGGGGGAGGTGGTCGCGCTGCTCGGCCCCAACGGCGCGGGCAAGACCACCGCGCTGCGCGCCCTCGCCGGCCTGCACCCGCTGACGGCCGGGCATCTCACCCTCGACGGGGTCGACCTCGACCGTCCCGACGGGCGGGTGTGGGTCCCGCCCGAGCGCCGCCCGGTCGGCGTCGTCTTCCAGGACTACCTGCTCTTCCCGCACCTGAGCGCCCGCGACAACGTCGCCTTCGGCCCCCGGCGGCGCGGCGCGGACCGGCGCGCCGCCCGCGCCCTGGCCGACGCCTGGCTGGACCGGGTCGGCCTCGCCGGGCACGCCCGCCGCCGGCCCCGGCAGCTCTCCGGCGGGCAGGCCCAGCGGGTGGCGCTGGCCCGGGCCCTCGCCGTGGAGCCGACCCTGCTGCTGCTCGACGAGCCGCTCGCCGCCCTCGACGCCCGCACCCGGGTGGACACCCGCGCCGAGCTGCACCGTCACCTCGGCGCGCACCCCGGCGCGACCGTACTGGTCACCCACGACCCGCTCGACGCGCTGGTGCTCGCCGACCGGCTGGTCATCGTGGAGGGCGGCCGGGTGGTCCAGGAGGGGGACGCCGCGGCCGTCACCGCCCGCCCGCGCACCGACTACGTCGCCCGCCTGGTGGGGCTGAACCTGCACCGGGGCCACGCCGACGGCCACCGGGTGCAGGTCGGTCCGCTGGCCCTGACCGCCGTCGACCGCGTCGTGGGCGAGGCGTTCGTCGCGTTCCCGCCCGCCGCCGTCGCCCTGCACCCCGCCCGGCCCGACGGCAGCCCCCGCAACACCTGGCCCGCCACCGTGGTGGGGGTGCAGCGGCACGGGGACCACCTGCGGGTCGAACTGGGCGGGCCACTGCCGGTCTCCGCCGACGTCACCCCGACGGCCGCCGCCGCGCTGCGGCTGCGCCCCGGCCAGCAGGTGTGGGTGGCGGTGAAGGCCGCCGAGACCCGCGCGTACCCGGTGGGTTCCTGA
- a CDS encoding MarR family winged helix-turn-helix transcriptional regulator, translating to MADPPPGIEGEAVAALLAASGALVGLATRSLAGTGPEITLSQLRTLVVLAVRGPQRAAEIAAELGVAPSAGTRMCDRLAAKGLLRRDRSTDDRRVVRLRLSAAGAALVDEVFRRRREALSRIVADTAGHWCPEAVAALTAFAVAAGETPERQWCHGRPAARERAPRQRAGHGSTGAQASTA from the coding sequence ATGGCCGATCCACCGCCGGGCATCGAGGGCGAGGCCGTGGCGGCGCTCCTGGCCGCCAGCGGCGCGCTCGTCGGGCTGGCCACCCGGTCGCTGGCCGGGACCGGCCCGGAGATCACCCTGTCGCAGCTCCGCACGCTGGTCGTCCTGGCCGTGCGGGGACCGCAGCGCGCGGCGGAGATCGCCGCGGAGCTCGGCGTGGCCCCCTCGGCGGGCACCCGGATGTGCGACCGGTTGGCCGCCAAGGGCCTCCTCCGGCGGGACCGCTCGACCGACGACCGCCGGGTGGTGCGGCTGCGGCTGAGCGCGGCGGGGGCCGCTCTGGTCGACGAGGTGTTCCGCCGGCGGAGGGAGGCGCTGTCCCGCATCGTCGCGGACACGGCCGGGCACTGGTGCCCGGAGGCGGTCGCGGCCCTGACCGCGTTCGCGGTCGCGGCGGGCGAGACGCCGGAGCGGCAGTGGTGCCACGGCCGGCCGGCCGCGCGGGAGCGCGCCCCGCGGCAGCGCGCCGGCCACGGGTCGACCGGAGCGCAGGCGTCGACCGCCTGA